Proteins encoded by one window of Flagellimonas lutaonensis:
- a CDS encoding YdeI/OmpD-associated family protein translates to MEKVDRYIEKAKKWKEESKLLRKICLDCGLDEDFKWMHPCYTFKDSNIVLIHGFKEYCALLFHKGALLKDTENILVQQTENVQAARQLRFKNLEEIEEQRKIIKEYIFEAIEVEKAGLEVEMKKTSDFELVDELRDAFDAEPEFEKAFYELTPGRQRGYLLHFSGAKQSKTRTSRIEKAKPKIFEGKGHNER, encoded by the coding sequence ATGGAAAAAGTTGACCGATATATTGAAAAAGCCAAGAAATGGAAAGAGGAATCAAAACTGCTACGGAAAATTTGTCTGGACTGCGGACTCGATGAGGATTTTAAGTGGATGCATCCCTGCTATACCTTCAAGGATTCCAACATCGTACTCATTCACGGGTTCAAGGAGTATTGCGCATTGCTATTCCACAAAGGTGCTCTTTTAAAGGACACCGAGAATATTTTGGTTCAACAGACGGAAAATGTCCAGGCTGCCCGACAGCTTCGTTTTAAGAATTTAGAAGAAATCGAGGAGCAAAGGAAGATTATTAAAGAGTATATCTTCGAGGCCATCGAGGTTGAAAAAGCAGGTCTGGAAGTCGAAATGAAAAAAACATCTGATTTTGAATTGGTGGACGAACTAAGAGATGCCTTTGATGCAGAACCAGAATTTGAAAAAGCATTCTACGAACTAACACCAGGCAGGCAAAGAGGATATTTACTTCACTTTTCTGGAGCCAAGCAATCCAAGACCAGAACATCAAGGATCGAAAAAGCTAAACCGAAAATTTTTGAAGGGAAGGGTCATAATGAACGGTAA
- a CDS encoding conjugal transfer protein TraK codes for MKTPYKNIYNVLKLNRFIVLAVVICALLSSTFSVWMVFNTNQKALNSAFAINTDGSIIPLKLVTQKENFRVEALAHLELFHNYFYNIDASNYERNLEKALWLGNSSVDNLYRQKKADGVYNRLLQYSLVQKVLSIDSRISENNGTYSFTTTTIFEINRGSIIDTYELVSTGNLIMVDRNFPNNPHGLLVTNYFENTLRKIDYESRKE; via the coding sequence ATGAAAACACCTTATAAAAACATATACAACGTCCTAAAGCTAAATCGGTTTATTGTTTTGGCGGTCGTCATTTGTGCGCTGCTATCCAGCACTTTTTCAGTTTGGATGGTATTCAACACAAATCAGAAGGCGCTCAACAGCGCCTTTGCAATCAATACTGATGGCAGTATCATTCCGCTAAAGCTGGTTACGCAAAAGGAAAATTTCAGGGTCGAAGCTTTGGCGCATTTGGAACTGTTCCATAACTACTTCTATAACATTGATGCCAGCAACTACGAACGCAATTTGGAAAAAGCACTGTGGTTGGGCAATAGTTCCGTGGACAATCTGTACCGTCAGAAAAAAGCGGATGGCGTGTATAATCGCCTATTGCAATATTCTTTGGTGCAGAAGGTATTGAGCATCGATTCGAGGATTTCAGAAAACAACGGCACGTATAGTTTTACGACCACTACGATTTTCGAAATTAATAGAGGTTCCATTATTGACACTTACGAACTGGTTTCTACCGGAAACTTGATTATGGTGGACAGAAACTTTCCCAACAATCCACACGGATTGTTGGTTACCAATTATTTTGAAAACACTTTAAGAAAAATAGATTATGAAAGTAGAAAAGAATAA
- a CDS encoding RteC domain-containing protein has translation MDFQLLTQRLKKELDDIKLQNKSILERAHRSIGLCRDSLSTLKKEVLSQGFKSIQDEIHFFKVTKQVPLVELIYYSEIHSFEIQFPKIDLKSQLKSIKKKSNKLNRFFLYNLDFGRYIESGQTHFDKEYYTRDYLNGYHITLSKFYFQDPEFCTARDMLLGKYNAYKSLTEYLADKQKRLKNGLNGNEISLSNTEKMHWPFSNTDYVELIYALHAKGLGAKNNLSIVKISDYLSQIFDVEPKDIYKTYQDIKYRKKSRTLFLDELSTSLLSEMDKSEK, from the coding sequence ATGGACTTTCAATTATTAACTCAGCGACTAAAAAAAGAACTTGATGATATAAAACTTCAAAATAAGAGCATCCTTGAAAGGGCACACCGTTCCATTGGGCTCTGCCGTGATTCATTGAGCACGCTGAAAAAAGAGGTTCTGTCGCAAGGCTTCAAATCCATTCAAGACGAAATCCATTTTTTTAAAGTAACCAAACAAGTCCCTCTCGTTGAGTTAATCTACTATTCCGAAATCCATTCGTTTGAAATCCAGTTTCCGAAAATCGACTTAAAAAGTCAGCTTAAATCCATCAAAAAGAAAAGCAACAAACTCAATCGATTCTTTCTCTACAATCTGGACTTCGGAAGATACATTGAATCAGGGCAGACGCATTTTGACAAAGAATATTACACTCGTGATTATCTCAATGGGTATCATATCACACTTTCCAAATTCTATTTTCAAGACCCGGAATTTTGCACAGCACGAGATATGTTGCTCGGCAAGTACAATGCCTACAAGTCCCTAACCGAATACTTAGCGGATAAGCAAAAAAGATTGAAGAATGGGTTGAATGGAAATGAGATTTCCTTATCTAACACCGAAAAAATGCATTGGCCGTTCAGCAATACAGACTATGTGGAACTCATTTATGCGCTTCACGCCAAAGGGCTTGGCGCTAAAAACAATCTGAGTATTGTTAAAATTTCAGATTATTTGAGCCAGATTTTCGATGTTGAACCGAAAGACATCTATAAAACCTATCAAGACATCAAATACAGGAAAAAAAGCCGAACGCTTTTCCTTGATGAGCTGTCCACTTCCCTTCTTTCTGAAATGGATAAAAGCGAGAAATAG
- a CDS encoding ArsR/SmtB family transcription factor codes for MKLRRDVFQAIADPTRRAIITLVAANAMTPSAIAENFDYSRQTISKHIQILTECEILEQEQKGREIYYQLNPNRMKAIAEFIEPFRKLWDDRFNKLEEVMKKHQPK; via the coding sequence ATGAAATTGAGACGAGATGTTTTCCAGGCCATTGCCGACCCTACAAGAAGGGCGATCATCACTTTGGTGGCCGCCAATGCGATGACACCATCTGCCATTGCCGAAAATTTTGACTATTCCAGACAAACCATTTCTAAGCATATACAGATCCTTACTGAATGTGAGATTTTAGAACAGGAACAGAAAGGCAGGGAAATTTATTATCAACTCAACCCAAACAGAATGAAGGCAATAGCGGAATTCATTGAACCTTTCAGAAAGTTGTGGGACGACAGATTTAATAAACTTGAAGAAGTAATGAAAAAACACCAACCAAAATAA
- a CDS encoding DoxX family protein, which produces MKKRNKIIYWIVTGFLAFGMTAGGVQQFLQIGGYIEIIQNLGYPKYILPVLGIWKILGVIAILIPKYSLLKEWAYAGFFFAMSGAAVSHFANGEPFTEALPSLVLLLVTILSWYFRPDSRKIVSLQKST; this is translated from the coding sequence ATGAAAAAACGGAACAAAATAATCTACTGGATAGTAACTGGTTTCCTTGCCTTCGGAATGACCGCTGGTGGCGTTCAACAATTTCTTCAGATAGGCGGATATATCGAAATAATCCAGAATTTAGGATACCCGAAGTACATATTACCAGTTTTGGGAATCTGGAAGATATTAGGGGTCATCGCGATCTTGATACCCAAATATTCGCTTCTTAAAGAATGGGCCTATGCTGGCTTTTTCTTTGCGATGTCCGGTGCCGCGGTCTCACACTTTGCAAACGGGGAACCCTTTACGGAGGCTTTGCCATCACTTGTGCTGTTGCTCGTAACCATCCTATCTTGGTATTTTAGGCCAGACAGCAGGAAAATTGTTTCATTACAAAAATCAACCTAA
- a CDS encoding SRPBCC domain-containing protein → MEQKTNVIAEEGKQEILITRDFDLPVELLFKAYTEPEFIEQWMGTKVLQFDFQKHGSYQFLTTDSKGNKIRFNGSIHDFITNQKIIRTFEMENMPFGVQLEIYEFEKLTETTSKLQQQVIYQSVNHRDQNLKLPFKQGLNMAHNRMEEILKSE, encoded by the coding sequence ATGGAACAAAAAACAAATGTAATAGCTGAAGAAGGCAAGCAAGAGATTTTAATTACAAGAGACTTTGATCTACCAGTAGAACTTCTATTTAAAGCATATACCGAACCAGAGTTCATCGAGCAGTGGATGGGTACCAAAGTGTTGCAGTTCGACTTCCAAAAACACGGAAGCTACCAATTTTTAACTACTGACTCTAAAGGCAACAAAATCAGATTCAATGGTTCGATACACGACTTCATAACAAATCAAAAAATCATAAGGACTTTTGAAATGGAAAATATGCCTTTTGGCGTTCAACTTGAAATTTACGAATTCGAGAAATTGACAGAAACTACCAGCAAACTACAGCAACAAGTTATCTATCAATCCGTAAACCACAGAGACCAAAACCTAAAGCTTCCATTTAAGCAGGGACTCAATATGGCGCACAATCGAATGGAGGAAATATTAAAATCAGAATGA
- a CDS encoding TraG family conjugative transposon ATPase — protein MNKMNLSAYQPIADIQDNIVFANNGNVVLCYKGNLPEIYSLSERDFEDIHGAWFQALKSLPVGTVVHKQDIYLKKSYSSEQLPSESFLEKATHNHFKGRGYIEHQCYLFFILTKNKALNNPKYVNPFRKVSKGIVQQMDDNIKVFANAVSDSVSFINNSRKMHFVPLQAEEIQQLTTNYFNGFSEGFDTDILLEKKNVTIGDNHFNALAVNSELCFGESVQSSKTNEKFTSDDFVFHQGFIDGLGLTLNENHIVNQILYLDDKQKWRKLLDKKIEELNKSSNFGSQNKVVLDKIQHILDQINADDNARIIRGHLNVVYWAKDKKSLDSITSKIKTEFKELDIIPYYPRGEERKNYILNSYCCFSSNFSNNDLYVTDLKHALCLFINNSNYKSDDTGIIFNDREHNIPVLKDVWDERKKRIKARNFAIFAPTGEGKSFLANNILRQYFENGVRLVIIDLGGSYTKFAKLYPEKYTVLRYESGKNLGINPFFISDKNDLTPERLEDLSVFLFELFASDLKVTKAQSVSVKKILRHYYDSTSENHSLEGFYNFIERHQKDILDDLKIHPDYFNLTSFLHVMSEYVGDGLYSFLFEVSEDQTYKIEDKRLIVFELDEVKDNKEILSVMLKLIKSAIQRTIWRNRAEKGIILFDEFAKQLKFDNVLESVEFYYQAIRKQNGAIGIILQSINQLPNNSTSASILENTQVIYSLNNEKGYDELVKRLNLSSHDLNQLKSIKNNLSGQRKYTEMFIKIGKESNIFRLEVPKEVYAAYLTDGKENEEIMKLYNEHHDMQKAIIQFTSKT, from the coding sequence ATGAATAAGATGAACCTGTCGGCATATCAACCCATTGCGGATATTCAGGATAATATCGTCTTTGCCAATAATGGTAATGTGGTGTTGTGCTATAAAGGGAATCTGCCTGAAATCTATTCCTTATCTGAAAGGGATTTTGAAGACATCCACGGTGCCTGGTTTCAGGCATTGAAATCATTACCAGTCGGGACGGTTGTCCATAAGCAGGATATCTACTTAAAGAAGTCCTATTCCTCAGAGCAACTGCCCAGCGAATCCTTTTTAGAAAAAGCTACCCATAACCATTTTAAAGGTCGAGGGTACATTGAGCACCAATGCTATCTATTCTTCATCCTGACCAAAAACAAGGCACTCAACAATCCAAAATATGTCAATCCATTCCGTAAGGTTTCCAAAGGGATTGTTCAGCAGATGGATGATAATATCAAGGTATTCGCCAATGCGGTAAGTGATTCGGTATCGTTCATCAACAACAGCCGAAAGATGCATTTTGTTCCGCTTCAAGCGGAAGAAATACAGCAGCTCACCACCAACTATTTCAACGGATTCAGCGAGGGATTTGATACCGATATCTTACTGGAAAAAAAGAACGTCACCATTGGTGACAATCATTTTAATGCCCTGGCCGTCAACAGCGAACTGTGCTTTGGCGAAAGTGTGCAGAGTAGCAAGACCAATGAGAAATTCACTTCTGACGATTTTGTGTTTCATCAAGGGTTTATTGATGGCCTTGGGCTGACGCTTAACGAGAACCACATCGTCAATCAAATCCTGTATTTAGATGACAAACAGAAATGGCGAAAGTTGCTCGATAAGAAAATCGAAGAACTCAATAAAAGTTCAAACTTCGGTTCACAGAATAAAGTAGTACTTGATAAAATTCAGCATATTCTTGACCAAATCAATGCAGATGATAATGCGCGTATCATTCGTGGGCATCTTAACGTGGTGTATTGGGCAAAAGACAAAAAGAGCCTCGATTCCATTACCTCAAAAATCAAGACTGAGTTTAAAGAACTGGATATCATCCCATACTATCCTCGCGGTGAAGAACGCAAAAATTACATATTGAACAGCTACTGCTGTTTCTCTTCCAACTTCTCGAATAATGATTTGTACGTAACAGACTTAAAGCACGCGCTTTGCCTGTTCATCAACAATAGCAATTACAAATCTGACGATACGGGAATCATCTTTAATGACCGAGAACATAACATTCCGGTTTTAAAGGATGTTTGGGATGAGCGTAAGAAACGCATCAAAGCACGGAACTTTGCCATTTTTGCGCCAACTGGCGAAGGCAAATCCTTTTTGGCCAATAACATCTTACGTCAATATTTTGAAAATGGTGTCCGGCTGGTCATAATTGACCTCGGTGGATCCTACACCAAATTTGCCAAGCTCTATCCTGAAAAGTACACGGTACTCCGCTATGAGAGCGGAAAGAACTTGGGTATCAATCCATTCTTTATCAGCGATAAAAATGACCTCACACCGGAACGGTTGGAAGACTTATCGGTTTTCCTTTTTGAACTGTTTGCATCAGATTTAAAAGTGACCAAAGCCCAATCGGTTTCGGTCAAAAAAATATTACGTCATTATTATGATAGCACTTCAGAAAACCATTCGCTGGAAGGTTTTTACAATTTTATAGAAAGGCATCAGAAGGATATCCTGGATGACCTAAAAATCCATCCCGACTACTTCAACTTGACGAGCTTTTTGCACGTAATGTCCGAGTACGTCGGTGATGGTCTATATAGTTTCCTCTTTGAGGTCAGCGAAGACCAGACCTATAAAATCGAGGACAAGCGATTGATTGTCTTTGAACTTGACGAAGTAAAGGACAATAAGGAAATCTTGTCCGTAATGCTCAAGCTCATCAAGTCCGCCATTCAAAGAACTATTTGGCGCAACCGCGCCGAAAAAGGGATTATTCTCTTCGATGAGTTTGCAAAACAACTGAAGTTTGATAACGTCCTTGAAAGTGTGGAATTCTATTACCAGGCCATCCGTAAACAGAATGGTGCTATCGGTATCATACTTCAATCTATTAATCAGCTGCCGAACAATTCCACATCGGCAAGTATTCTTGAAAACACACAGGTCATTTATAGTCTCAACAATGAAAAAGGCTATGACGAATTGGTTAAACGGCTCAATTTGTCCAGCCACGACCTGAACCAGTTAAAATCCATCAAAAACAACCTTTCCGGACAACGGAAGTACACCGAAATGTTCATCAAAATCGGGAAGGAAAGTAACATCTTCCGCTTGGAAGTTCCAAAGGAAGTATATGCAGCTTACTTGACCGATGGAAAGGAAAACGAAGAAATAATGAAGCTCTACAACGAGCATCACGATATGCAAAAAGCAATAATTCAATTCACATCAAAAACATAA
- a CDS encoding DUF4138 domain-containing protein, with protein sequence MAFVFAFAKANAQTTHLLDTIYANDTKNVALFFPEPIRQGITGSDNFVFTYNREKEQYFGLLQAKPGKESNLLVVNRNGSIFAYIVRYKKQLSKLNYFIPISSSIGNEKPIVTDSILAESSEERVDNRTYHYQKFCAYLLNRKQRIGRIKKRNEGIVLSVENIVFDKEELYFVIQIENNSTLDYDLNFLNLSIETRQKGKRKSLQRLYQEPIYKHKLPSKIVEGQMLRFVYVLPKFSLSNYRRAVLELNEKDGERNIEMRLSHRYINNPN encoded by the coding sequence ATGGCATTTGTTTTCGCTTTCGCGAAAGCGAACGCACAAACCACCCACTTACTTGATACCATATATGCAAACGACACCAAGAATGTTGCACTATTTTTCCCAGAACCTATTCGGCAAGGTATAACCGGTTCAGATAATTTTGTCTTTACCTACAATCGTGAGAAAGAACAGTATTTCGGCCTGTTACAAGCCAAGCCAGGAAAGGAAAGTAATTTGCTGGTAGTCAACCGAAATGGCTCGATTTTTGCGTATATTGTAAGGTATAAAAAACAGCTTTCTAAGCTCAATTATTTTATTCCGATATCAAGTAGTATCGGGAATGAAAAACCGATTGTTACCGATTCAATTCTTGCTGAATCTTCTGAAGAGCGTGTAGATAACAGAACATACCATTACCAAAAATTCTGCGCATACCTTCTCAATAGGAAACAGCGCATTGGACGAATCAAAAAGCGAAATGAAGGCATTGTTTTAAGTGTTGAGAATATTGTTTTCGATAAAGAAGAACTGTACTTCGTCATCCAGATTGAGAATAATTCTACTTTGGATTACGATTTGAATTTCTTGAACCTTTCGATTGAAACACGACAAAAAGGAAAAAGAAAGTCATTGCAACGCCTGTATCAAGAACCGATATACAAACATAAATTGCCTTCAAAAATTGTGGAAGGCCAAATGCTACGGTTTGTTTATGTGTTGCCCAAGTTCTCGTTATCCAATTATCGTAGGGCTGTTTTAGAACTAAACGAAAAAGATGGTGAACGAAATATCGAAATGAGACTATCGCACAGATATATTAATAACCCAAATTAA
- a CDS encoding helix-turn-helix domain-containing protein — MPTSIITTDDLREFKMELLDDIKNLLSKQASGKIKKYLKSSEVMDLLQVSPGTLQNLRINGTLPYTKVGGIIYYDAEEIQKVMDANRVHHGLNS, encoded by the coding sequence ATGCCAACAAGCATTATCACCACAGACGACCTTCGGGAATTCAAAATGGAATTGCTCGATGACATTAAAAATCTATTGTCCAAACAAGCTTCTGGAAAAATCAAGAAATACCTTAAATCTTCCGAAGTAATGGATTTGCTTCAAGTGAGTCCGGGCACACTTCAAAACCTTCGCATCAATGGCACCTTGCCATACACTAAGGTAGGCGGAATCATCTATTATGATGCCGAGGAAATTCAAAAGGTAATGGATGCCAACCGTGTACACCACGGGTTAAATTCCTGA
- a CDS encoding N-acetylmuramoyl-L-alanine amidase family protein: MKKWLKNVSFVILLLKSCILFGQDLDAKKIIVIDPGHGGNDSGAIGVNNLKEKSITLEIARSISELAEKNHNKTVEIYQTRYSDTLVSLSDRAKLAKGLNADLFLSLHCNHSDNPDARGVEVYVSNQSSRFLDEATWFGFQLQADLNEKLGFESRGVKFANFQVLRETTDFMPSVLLELGFLSNEDERRYISNYTHAGLIAAIILSLIITLEL, encoded by the coding sequence ATGAAAAAGTGGCTCAAAAACGTCAGTTTTGTGATTTTACTTCTCAAAAGTTGCATCCTTTTTGGGCAGGATTTGGACGCAAAGAAAATTATCGTAATTGACCCTGGCCACGGCGGAAATGATTCTGGTGCGATTGGGGTAAATAACTTAAAGGAAAAGAGTATAACCTTGGAAATAGCAAGGTCGATTTCGGAATTGGCCGAGAAAAACCACAATAAAACTGTGGAAATTTATCAAACTCGTTATAGCGATACCTTAGTTTCTTTAAGTGATAGGGCCAAGCTGGCTAAAGGTCTAAATGCAGATTTGTTCCTTTCCCTACATTGCAATCATTCCGATAATCCAGATGCAAGAGGTGTAGAAGTCTATGTGTCCAATCAAAGTTCGAGATTTTTGGATGAAGCAACTTGGTTTGGCTTTCAATTGCAAGCTGACCTGAATGAGAAGTTGGGATTTGAAAGTAGAGGCGTAAAGTTTGCCAATTTTCAAGTGCTTCGGGAAACTACGGACTTTATGCCATCCGTTCTATTGGAATTGGGGTTTCTGAGTAATGAAGATGAGAGGCGTTACATTTCAAATTATACACACGCTGGGCTCATTGCCGCAATTATATTATCATTAATAATAACATTAGAATTATGA
- the traM gene encoding conjugative transposon protein TraM: protein MKVEKNKIIFAGVLAIIFLFLISYSVMLMEDEDNDEDTLQQTLVPELEDDQKEYDSKLDAINDLKEVRESTAPSIYDEKLLDSTGLYNPDLPEQKKQRIVDSIYKAGKIKYSEKRYQHLGQKRVVQQTTPKVDSAEVKREQKIEAKELGLEHQLFFAASPKPNEVSIIGNTDETIYVVVDGDQIVQANTRLRMRLIKSATINGKLMPKNTPVFGFISFQPNRALIEIENIKHHPTKLKAFDLQDGSEGIYVENNFREEVTREVFDDVIGDINIPSVPQVGGLTQVFRRSNRRVKVTVLNNYRLILKPKL from the coding sequence ATGAAAGTAGAAAAGAATAAAATCATTTTCGCTGGTGTACTCGCCATCATTTTCCTCTTCCTTATCTCATATTCAGTGATGCTTATGGAAGATGAGGATAATGATGAAGACACCTTGCAACAGACGCTTGTTCCTGAACTGGAAGATGACCAAAAGGAATACGATTCCAAACTCGATGCCATAAACGATCTCAAGGAAGTGCGTGAAAGCACCGCACCAAGCATTTACGATGAAAAGCTCTTGGATTCTACGGGACTGTACAATCCCGATTTGCCCGAACAAAAAAAGCAACGCATTGTGGATAGCATTTACAAGGCTGGCAAGATTAAGTATTCCGAAAAACGCTACCAGCATTTGGGACAAAAGCGAGTTGTTCAGCAAACAACGCCAAAGGTGGATTCTGCTGAAGTTAAAAGAGAACAAAAAATTGAAGCCAAGGAATTGGGTCTGGAACATCAACTGTTCTTTGCTGCCTCGCCCAAGCCCAATGAAGTTTCAATTATCGGTAATACTGATGAAACGATTTATGTAGTTGTAGATGGTGACCAAATTGTTCAAGCGAATACCCGATTGCGGATGCGCCTAATCAAATCGGCTACTATCAATGGTAAACTGATGCCAAAGAACACACCAGTTTTCGGCTTTATCAGTTTTCAGCCCAATCGTGCTTTAATTGAAATTGAGAATATTAAACACCATCCCACCAAACTAAAAGCCTTCGATTTGCAAGATGGTAGCGAGGGTATCTATGTTGAAAACAACTTTAGGGAAGAGGTAACCAGAGAGGTATTTGATGATGTTATTGGTGACATTAATATTCCCAGCGTACCGCAAGTAGGCGGACTTACACAAGTATTTAGGCGTTCTAACCGCAGGGTAAAAGTAACCGTCCTGAACAATTACAGATTAATTCTAAAACCGAAACTATGA
- a CDS encoding ATPase has product MDNPSKIIEGGVEYSLGKFDGKSVLYDFSKILIYLNAKGKLLFGKKFRIYDEDKPIILKLCSYFIRDKENCDKYEIDVDKGILLSGPVGCGKTSLMKLLRHIVPLQRPYEMIPCRNVTFSFNHLGFKTVEEYGNTKFYCFDDLGVEPAGRFYGKDLNVMGEVLLSRYELYLDTKRKIKTHATTNLNAEELEERYGNRVRSRMRELFNLIAFDTKAVDKRK; this is encoded by the coding sequence ATGGACAACCCCTCTAAAATCATAGAAGGCGGCGTGGAATACTCGCTGGGCAAATTTGATGGGAAAAGCGTACTGTATGATTTCTCGAAAATCCTGATTTATTTGAATGCCAAGGGCAAGTTACTGTTTGGTAAAAAGTTCAGGATTTATGATGAAGATAAACCCATTATTTTAAAGCTGTGCTCATATTTTATAAGAGATAAGGAAAACTGTGATAAATATGAAATTGATGTAGATAAAGGTATTTTACTCTCTGGACCAGTAGGATGCGGTAAGACCAGTTTGATGAAATTGCTGCGCCACATTGTGCCCTTGCAAAGACCTTACGAAATGATTCCCTGCCGAAATGTAACTTTCAGCTTCAATCACTTGGGTTTTAAAACCGTCGAGGAATATGGTAATACCAAATTCTACTGTTTTGACGATTTGGGTGTTGAACCTGCTGGCCGATTTTACGGTAAAGACCTCAATGTGATGGGTGAGGTTTTACTCTCTCGATACGAACTCTATCTCGACACCAAACGGAAAATAAAGACCCACGCCACCACCAATCTCAACGCCGAAGAACTGGAAGAACGCTATGGTAATCGGGTTCGTAGTCGGATGCGAGAATTGTTTAATTTGATTGCTTTTGATACAAAAGCTGTGGACAAAAGGAAGTAG
- a CDS encoding RNA-binding domain-containing protein → MPETNRIEYKRELSDGLEKEVIAFLNYREGGILYIGIDKNENVYGLADPDGDQLKIKDRLKNNIRPSALGLFDIVSEERDDKDVLKIIVASGPEKPYHLKKYGMSEKGCFIRIGSSVEPMSQKMIDELFAKRTRNSISKIKAGRQDLSFGQLKIYYEEAGYNLGKAFAKNLELLTEDGAFNYAGYLLADKNNTSIKVAKYSGKTRTDLIESNEYGHECLVKATKQVIDKIAVENRTTTKITPKERQQTNLWNPIALREAIINAFVHNDYTNEITPKFEIFVDRIEITSAGGLPEGLSKQEFFEGFSVPRNKELMRIFKDLELVEQLGSGIPRILEHYGKENFSFSDNFLRMTFVAKETTVEDGGAKGGQIGGVMGGLKGGQIGGQIEKDIEAISELTHRQKEVLKLIAQDNRISRSGIAEVLHINESAIQKHLNNLKDAGYIGRVGGTRGYWEVKLPKH, encoded by the coding sequence ATGCCAGAAACAAACCGTATAGAATACAAACGAGAACTGTCCGATGGACTTGAAAAAGAAGTCATTGCTTTTTTGAACTATCGGGAGGGTGGTATTCTCTATATCGGTATTGACAAGAATGAAAATGTTTACGGTTTGGCAGACCCGGACGGCGACCAACTTAAGATTAAGGATAGGCTAAAGAACAACATCCGACCTTCTGCATTGGGACTGTTTGACATTGTGAGTGAAGAACGGGATGATAAGGATGTTCTTAAAATTATCGTGGCCAGTGGTCCCGAAAAACCCTATCATCTCAAAAAATATGGGATGAGCGAAAAGGGTTGTTTCATCCGCATCGGCTCATCTGTAGAGCCAATGTCCCAAAAGATGATAGACGAGCTCTTTGCCAAGCGCACTCGAAATTCCATCAGCAAAATTAAGGCTGGACGACAAGACCTGAGCTTTGGCCAGTTGAAAATCTACTACGAAGAAGCTGGCTATAATCTTGGTAAAGCCTTTGCAAAGAATCTGGAACTGCTTACCGAGGATGGCGCATTCAATTACGCCGGTTATCTTTTGGCCGATAAGAACAATACCTCAATCAAGGTTGCCAAGTATTCAGGGAAGACACGTACAGACCTTATTGAAAGCAACGAATATGGCCACGAATGTTTGGTTAAAGCGACCAAGCAGGTTATCGATAAGATTGCGGTAGAAAATAGAACCACAACCAAGATAACCCCTAAAGAACGGCAACAGACCAATCTTTGGAATCCTATCGCTTTGCGTGAAGCAATTATCAATGCCTTTGTACATAATGACTATACCAATGAGATTACCCCAAAGTTTGAAATCTTTGTGGATAGGATTGAGATTACTTCGGCTGGCGGACTTCCTGAAGGTTTGAGCAAGCAAGAGTTTTTTGAGGGCTTTTCCGTGCCACGCAACAAAGAACTGATGCGAATTTTCAAGGACTTGGAACTGGTAGAACAATTAGGTTCGGGCATTCCTCGTATTTTGGAACATTATGGCAAAGAGAACTTTAGCTTTTCTGACAACTTTCTTAGAATGACTTTTGTAGCTAAAGAAACTACTGTTGAAGATGGTGGTGCAAAAGGTGGTCAAATAGGTGGTGTAATGGGTGGTCTAAAAGGTGGTCAAATAGGTGGTCAAATCGAAAAGGATATCGAGGCTATTTCTGAATTAACTCATAGGCAAAAAGAAGTTTTGAAGTTAATTGCTCAAGATAATCGGATAAGTCGCTCGGGTATAGCTGAAGTTTTACATATCAATGAATCTGCAATTCAGAAACACCTTAATAATTTAAAGGATGCTGGATATATAGGGCGTGTGGGTGGAACGAGAGGATATTGGGAAGTTAAACTACCGAAACACTAA